DNA from Flavobacterium aestivum:
ACATATGTGGTTCCTTAATAATAGTATCTCTTATTCCCTTATTAATATTCCCTCGAAACTGAAGAAAAGTCCTAACATTTTGTTCTAGTAAACGAGCCCCGTAGTCATGATAGATATTAGCAAGTATACTTGCTGGAATTATGGCAAGATAAGATTGATAATCATCATTTTTTTCGGGCATTGGGAGACATGAGATTGGAACATTAAATTTTTGAACAAAATCTATGAGAATTGCTTGTTTTCCTGAACCAGAATTATGTATACGATATATATATTCAATATCTCTTATATGGTAATGGATCTTTATGTCTCCAATTTCTGATTGTTCCGGTGGATTGACCGGGATCAACATATCTGAAAGAATATAGATGTTAACTCGAACAATCTCATTAATGATTGTATTAATCTTTTTAGCAAAATCGAATACTGGAGCTGTTTCTTCTATACCCTCCATTTTTCCAGTTACTAAATTACTTAGGAATCGAGTAGAAAGATTTACAGCTGTTTTGATTTCATCAGAATAAAGTCTACCTAATTCATCGGCTCCATTAAATACAGTTACAAAAAGATCAATTGTTTCATAGCCTTCACTTAATGCATATCCATTTATTTTATGAATACGATTACCAATACTGTTTTCCCTTATTTCTCTACAGAGAACAGCACCTTCTGTTTCACTTGCTTCCTCAAGATATTCTAATACCTTTTCAGTAAATTTTTCTTCCCGAATTCCTCCTGTTTTGTCAGATTCTATAAGATCAGCTATATCTTGTAGAACTACAGTTCGAAATCGATTCATTTCGATGTTAGAAACAGACATTTTATTCAGTTTTTGTGTTTAGTAATGAATTTAAAAATTTCCATTGGCCATCTTTTTCCCATTCAAATGAGTCATTTGGTTCCACTGTTTCACTATTTTTTAGATAATGGCGAATCTTTTTTAGGTTCTTTTCCAATGTTTCAGGAGGATAACCCAAACGCTCATCTTTATTGTCTTGTAATGATATTCTTTTAATTGGTGACGCAACTATTTGACTTATAGCTTTTTCATTTTCTGTTGAAATTAACCATACGGTATTTTGTATTTCGAAGTCGTATTGGAATTCATCTCCTGATTCACCATTTTTTTGAATAGTTCTAATAACTTGCCCTTTTTTGAAACAGATTTCATTTTTGAGAACTTGAAGTTTTTTAATTAATTCAAATCCAAGTTCCAGCTCTCTGCGATAAAAAGGGCTGTCATTATCATCATGAGAAAGTGGATTCATAAATGCACGAAGGCAGAGTCTAATTTTGGAATAAGGAGAAAAATCAAGTTTATTTTCTGTAAGATGATTTTCAAACCGATCTATAAGAGTACCCAATTGATCTATTGGTTTTATTTCTCCTGAAGGCATTGGGTCATATTTTTTACTATCCGGAAGAAATTTCTTGATTAATCTTTCACAAATTTTACGTTGATAATTAGCACATGAGGCATATTGTTTAATTCGAAAATAATGCAAAGCTTTCTCAATGTCATTATCCCCCGGTAACCATGCCGGATGGTCAAATCCTTTTGAATGTCTATCAATATACATTTCCTGAAAAGACCATTTATTGTTTTCTAAATGGTTTTTAGCTAATTCATACCATTGCCGATCATAAGTAGTTAAAAAAATCTGATGATCGGTGAAGGTTTTTGTCATAGTTCCTTGAATAATTGGATCAGTCAGTATATCTAACAGAGGAATTCGGTTAGAGTTGTCTAATCCTGTAAAGATATCATCTAAAAAAAGTACCTTGTAATCGGGTGAAGGAACAGATAGATGTGCTGCTAAAAATATGCACACTGCCAAAGCGGATAGACGAGCTTCATTTAGAAAGTGATGATATTGCTCTCTTTGTAGATTCAAATCTATGCCAAAATACGATACGTTGACTTTTATCTCTGGATGTCCTCCACTTAAAGATTCTTCAGTAAGTTGAGAAAAGGAGACTTTCATTGAACGATCAAAATATCTAAGTAGATAATTCAATGTTTCATTAAGATCTGTCAGTATTTGATTGGTACTTTGGGTGAAATCTCTAAGGTTTATTTCATCTGGTTTTGTTCGAACGATTTCAAGTAATGCATTCATTTTCAAATGCGTTTCAGGCCTTGAATAAACGGGGGTGGTAAGATCTGCTAAAATACCATCTTGACCAAATAAAAAATCAAATAGATTAACCTGATAGTCTTGAATAAAGTGAACACGCAATAATTCCCGATAAGTCATAAAGCTTCTACCTCTAGCTACTGAGCGAAGGAGTTCATCATTTACATTTATTCGATGTAAATCTTTAGAAAAAGTAAAAGTTTTTTCTTCTTTTCCTCTTTTAAAATCAACCTCTATAAATGGCTGTTCTTCTAATTCAAGTTCTCTGGAAAAAACATTCTCAGTAAAGTGATAACCAGGTTCGACTGATGACCTGAAGAGATCATTTAATGCTTTATAAAATGAACTTTTTCCACTCCCGTTTTCACCATAAATTAGCAGATTTTTTCCTCCTGTAAGATTGATGAAGTACTTAGAATTTGATTCTTTTATTTCATTGTAGAAAGCTCTGTAATTATTGATAGTGATTTTGCTAATTTTCATAATAGTATTATTGGATAAATACGGCTTTTATCTTTTTTACTTTTTCGTGAGTATCGAGATAGTAAACAGTTTTACGTACAGGATGATCTCTATCATAAAGTACTTTAAATAATTCTTCTGCTAAAGCGGCTCTTTTTTCTTTTATTGGCAATTCTTTTGGAATAATAGATTCCAGTGAATCATATAACACTTTCTTTTCTTGCTGCATAGATTCCAGAAAATATGTGCAGAAAATCAAAGCATCAAGCATGGCAGCAAAATAAGACCTAATAGTACCTGTGCCAAGAGTTTGCTCATTACGTCCTGCTGAAACCAGTAATTCATACAAGTTATCATACACCCACAATTGATGTTCTTCAGGATAAACAAGCGGAAATCTGTAAAGAACTTCATTCTTAATGAAATAAATATCCTTTTTCTGTTCCCCATTGATTCTTACCCAAGCCCCGAAAAGAGTTGAATTGAATAATGCAGACAGATATCTCGCCTTTGCCGGTTCAGGACGTATCACCCAGCAACTATCTGAAAAGGTAGCAGGTTGATCATGATAACAAAATGTAACATATTTTGAACGCTTTAAGCCGACTATAAATGGACCATTTTCTGTGATTTCTTGATCTGTTTTAGTGACAACCGAAGTAGAATCATTTAAGTAAAATTGCTGTATTTCTTTCTCTGCATAAAATGGTATAGAGGTTATCCCTAATGCTTTGTCAGTAGGTAATATCACATTTGTACGTGACTTAAGAACCTCATTTAATTCATCATTTCCAGGATAATATGGTACCAAGCCGCTTTGAAAATCAGTTTCCTTTAAAACATTCTGATAACTATTTTCAATTAGGTTTTTGAATGTTTTTTCACTTAATAGAGAATTTCTCCAGTTTGAATTATTTTTCTCCGAGTCGTCTTCATCAGGATCTATATCATCAATATCCAACTCTTCAGGATAATCGTACAATTGTTCTTGAAAGACCTCATTTACTGCATAAAGAACCTTTTCTTCATCTTCAATATATGGGAAGCTGATTGCCAGACCTATAATCGGAACATCGCTATATGGAGGTTCTTCCTCACGAAGTTTTGAGGTCAAGGGGTAAATAAGTAATAATGCGTTAGTTTCCTCTCGATTTTTTCGAATACGTAAAGGACTAGGATGTTCAGTTTGTGCCTCCTTGCCATTTTCAATCTTATCTTTAATGGTTTCATCAAATGCTTTTTCTAGTTGATCATTATTTAAATCAATGTATTCGTGAAAGTTACCTATAATGTGAGCTTTAGTCAATTCATAGTAAGAAGATGTTTCTTCTGCATCATCTTTACGAAAAGAAAGTCCTACTTTCTGCTCCCCATAATAGACTTGATTATCTTCATTAGCACTGTTATTTGTTATTAAAGCAATTGTCCAATTGACAAGTTTATTATTTTTAGCTTGCTTTTCTATATAATCCTTAAGCAATCCTGTGTGGAAAGATGGCTGTGACGATTGATAATCTATAAGGTATTCAATAATCTCTTTGAAATTATTTCGACCTTGCCAAACAAAAGATTGTTTCTTAAGATGTTTACTTTCATTAGCAACCCCATTTGGAGGGCCAAGTTTCTCAATTAATCGTTGAGTGATTGAGTGATTTTTTTCGAAAAGATCCTTTCGGGTTTTGTCAAATTGCCAGGTTTCTTCTAGATTACCTGAAAAACCAAATTCCATCATTTTTCTATATTGGAATCTATTGGACGCAGTAATCGTTAGGACTCCAGTGTGTGCTCTAACTTTCAAACCATAATTACGTGGTTTTCTTTTTAGTAGCCACATACGATCAAATTCTGCCCTCATTTCTTCGGTTGCTGCTGTAATGTGCTTGTAATGACTTACCAAATCTCCTGTTGTAAATAAGCGACATAAATCCAGATAACCTGGGCGATATCCAAACCAACGTCCCATTTGCATAAGAGTATCATACATTTTGGAAGCCCTTAGGTAGTAGCTTATTGTTAATCCCTCTAATGTGAGGCCACGAGATAGTTTATTTCCACCAACAGCAATTACTGAAAGTCCTTTTTTATTATTTTCATAATAATCAAGAGGTTGTATATTATCTTGTTCCAATCCTCCAAGTAATTTAGACCCGTGTACAGCTCGTACTCTGATCTTTGTCACAGCAGGAAGTAATTCTTTTTCTAATTCATTCCAGTGGATCGGTGTTATTCCTGAATCACTCAATTCTGGAAGTGTTAATATTTCCTGTGTTTTAGGAATAAAATCATGTTCCCATAATTCTTTCAACTGGGCCAAAAAGTCAGGATCTCTAAATTCAATCCTGTTTTTAAAACGTAAAAGTTCCTCTTCAACTTTTAAAGCAATATGATTTTGCCAATCGACAAAACGAGTAACATGTACCAGCATGGAATTATGTACATTGATCTGCCCCCTTACTCTTCGTGCTGCACAGGACAGGATAAAATATTTAATAGCTTTTTTTAAAGTATTAGGTAATTCTTGAGGTTTTGCATCATCTTTTTTATGTCCATCCGGAATGTAATTAAAATTGGTTCCTCTAATATTTTCTCTGCTTAATTCACTATCGTAATAATCCTTTGGCTGATAATCATTAATCGGTTCATATAAATGAATTGGTAATGGGTCTTGTACAGTCCCGTCTTCTTCATCAGATGCATTGTCATATTGTTGATCTTCACTAATAATTCCGAAAAATTTCTCCGGACCTATATAGTTTGAAGGCGGAGGAATATTAACAATGAAATCCCTTGGAAATAAATCTTCTCCGACTGGATAATCTTTATTTTTGAGCACAATTTTCAATCCTTTTCCAGGTTCTTTGTCATCTTTGGGAATTGGAATAAATACATTTGCATAAGGAGTTGCAGTATATCCTACATAAGCACTTTTTCTGAATAAACATAATAATGCTCGAATGGAACCGTTAATTGAAGAAACATTACTTTTACTTATATTTATAGAGGCATTATCTGCTTCATCATCGATCAGTAGCATCGGAAGATCATTGATTATTTTGTGATCTGTTCCAGAAACATCTTCTCCAACCTTAGCGGATAACCATTCTATTAGATTTTTTAATACTGCATTATTTTTCTTGATTACAACAATAACTGGATCACTTCCTTTGAGATATAAATTAATTGTTTCAGCTACATTTCTATGAAAATCACCATTAAGTGCACTGCTTGTTAGTGAATGGGCTGGAACATTGGGATTGAGTCGTCCTACACCTATGCGATTTGTCGTTTGGCTAAAACTACGACTTGTTTCAGTATCATAACCTAAAAACCCTTCATCAATACGTAATTGTGTTTGACTACGAAGTGAACTATGAATACCGGCAAGTACAATAATCAATTTGTAACCTGCATCAGCTGCTTTTGTAATTAGTCCAACGTAATTAGAAGTCTTTCCTGATTGAACATGTCCTACTACAAGTCCTCTTTTATCAAACTCATCGTGAGCATCAGGATCAGCCAATCTATCAAGAATATTGTCTGTCAAATCATCAAGACGTGATATGACTTTTGGTGCTATTTTTTTGTCATCTGCAAGATAAGATTGGTATCGTCGCCAAAACCTTCTATTGTCTGCAGTTCGAGACCATTTATCAATTATCCATGGTTCAACCTTTTCATTATCAAGTATGCGTGGTATTTCTTGAGTTATTCCAGTTACTTCGATCAATCTGACAAGTAGTTCTTCTTGATCAGCATTCTCCAGAGGAAGTATCTGACTTACTTTCTTAATAGCCTCCTTTATTTTTTCGACTGTTTCCGGTGGATCCATATCTAGGAGATTTCGGCATATTTTCTGTGCTTGCTCAAGGATAGATTTATCACTCATCTGTTAATGTTTCTATTAGTTGTGGATAATCGCTAAAAGGCTCTGTAGTCAATAATTTTCTTTTTGCAATATCACTATTAAAACCTTGTTTTATCCATCCAATAAATAATTCTTTCATCAAGGAAACAATTTCTTCAGATGGTGTTTTTTCAAAAGGGCGTACCATACTATCAGGATACTCATTTTCCTTTGCTATAATAATAGGTCCAGGAACTGTTTCTTCAATAATTCTGATTAGTTTTTGAATCTCTTTTTTCTTTTCCGGAAATTTTGCTATTTGTGCAGCAATAACAGGATGATCCTGGTTGATTCTGAAAAAATAACGTTCGTTTTTTACCACCTCATTCCATACAAATGAAAAATCTGTTGATAGGGAACGTTGAATTTGTTTGCCACGATGTCTAAATACTTGCTCAGCTTGAGTCATTGTAGCCATAGCAATTGCTTTAAGACGCTGCCTTGATGATAGTGGAGGACGGGCTCTGGATTTTTTTATATCAATTTGCCAGTCTTGATCAAGATGATTTGGTAAATCAATCATTATCCTGGCCAATTTATAGTGTGATTTTTTACGGGTTATGCCAAGCCAGTCAGCAGCAAGAAGTAATCTTTCATTTCTGTAAATGTAAAAACCTTGTAAAGTATCCCAACCACCTCTTTCTTCATTTTCAATCCAAACATCTTCTTCAAGTTTTGATCTATGAGGTAATACATATGCTTTAACTTTTACAGAACCGTTTTCTAATAATTCTTCAGGGAAAGGTTGGGTTGCAGCTTCACCTTTCAAAAAAGGATCCCATCCATTGACTTGTATTTCATTGAATATTATTTTTATTTTTCCGGTTTCTAAATATCGATGAAAGATCATTTCTATATGTCTTTTCACTTTTTCAGCGACATTATAAAATTCATCTTCAGAAATCTCTTTTTTATTAGTTTCAATGATTCGATCTAAATTTTGCCATACTACAATTGAACCTTCTTCCATATTATTGGTAAGTTCAATATCTTCTTCGTCTGCCATATTAAGAATTGTCCAACCTGCGGTATTAGGATCAGTGGTATAATCAAGATCCCACCGCCAATAAGTAATGGGAGTATTTTTTTTTCTCGAAAGTACTGTAAAAAGACGACACTGTGAAAATGAAGCAGTTTTAAGACCTAATCCGAAACGTCCTAAATCATTGACTTCTCTTTTTATTGAAGGACTTTGGCTTCCAGGTCGCATTGCTTGAATCAATTCGTCTTCATTCATACCTTTACCATCATCTCGAAAGCTAACTTTTGAAAGTTTACCATTCCATTTAAAGTCAATCCAAATGTTTTTAGCCCGGGCAAAAATAGCATTGTCAATGATGTCTGCTGCCGCTGTTTCTGGAGAATATCCAAGATCCCGCAAACTTTCAATCATTGAGCCTGCTGGGGGAACCGCTTCATGCTTTTTTATATTTTCATATTTATGTTGAGACATATTATGATTGTGTCGTTAGTTTTTGTTTTAGTTCTTCAACAGTGAGAGTAATTCCCTTTTTTCTATGTACCATTCTATGGCAATTAGCACATAAAACAATTAAATTTTTTTTAGGATCAGTAATTCTGATTTTATCATCTTCACCTCCCAGTGGAATTAAATGATGTACTTCAATAAAACCTTCTCCCCAACTACCATAAGTTTTGCCAAAATTAAATGTACATACTTTGCATGTAGTGCCATGTATATTAATGGCTTTTTCTCTTAGTTTTATGTTTCTTTCTGCTTTTTTTGAAATATAGACCTTTTTTTTTCCTTCAGTATAACTTTCTTCTTCATCTTCTTCTTCTCCGAGTATTGTACCCTCGATATTTACATTACTATACTGTACAAATCTTACATAGCTTTGAAAAGCACTTCTTAAGTCACGCCTTTTCTTGCTATCTATTCCGTCATAAAGGCTATTTTCAATTTTTTTTAATTCATTTAAATCAATTAATTCATATAAACTTAAGCCTTCTATATTAATAGAAAATTCTTTTAAAATAATATGATCAATCTGATTGGCATAAATCGAAATTGTTCCTTTTTGATATGGTATGCCATTTGGCTTTCCATTTTTTTCAAGCCAATTTGTAAATAAAGCTTTTCTTTGATTGA
Protein-coding regions in this window:
- a CDS encoding AAA family ATPase: MKISKITINNYRAFYNEIKESNSKYFINLTGGKNLLIYGENGSGKSSFYKALNDLFRSSVEPGYHFTENVFSRELELEEQPFIEVDFKRGKEEKTFTFSKDLHRINVNDELLRSVARGRSFMTYRELLRVHFIQDYQVNLFDFLFGQDGILADLTTPVYSRPETHLKMNALLEIVRTKPDEINLRDFTQSTNQILTDLNETLNYLLRYFDRSMKVSFSQLTEESLSGGHPEIKVNVSYFGIDLNLQREQYHHFLNEARLSALAVCIFLAAHLSVPSPDYKVLFLDDIFTGLDNSNRIPLLDILTDPIIQGTMTKTFTDHQIFLTTYDRQWYELAKNHLENNKWSFQEMYIDRHSKGFDHPAWLPGDNDIEKALHYFRIKQYASCANYQRKICERLIKKFLPDSKKYDPMPSGEIKPIDQLGTLIDRFENHLTENKLDFSPYSKIRLCLRAFMNPLSHDDNDSPFYRRELELGFELIKKLQVLKNEICFKKGQVIRTIQKNGESGDEFQYDFEIQNTVWLISTENEKAISQIVASPIKRISLQDNKDERLGYPPETLEKNLKKIRHYLKNSETVEPNDSFEWEKDGQWKFLNSLLNTKTE
- a CDS encoding Z1 domain-containing protein, which encodes MSDKSILEQAQKICRNLLDMDPPETVEKIKEAIKKVSQILPLENADQEELLVRLIEVTGITQEIPRILDNEKVEPWIIDKWSRTADNRRFWRRYQSYLADDKKIAPKVISRLDDLTDNILDRLADPDAHDEFDKRGLVVGHVQSGKTSNYVGLITKAADAGYKLIIVLAGIHSSLRSQTQLRIDEGFLGYDTETSRSFSQTTNRIGVGRLNPNVPAHSLTSSALNGDFHRNVAETINLYLKGSDPVIVVIKKNNAVLKNLIEWLSAKVGEDVSGTDHKIINDLPMLLIDDEADNASINISKSNVSSINGSIRALLCLFRKSAYVGYTATPYANVFIPIPKDDKEPGKGLKIVLKNKDYPVGEDLFPRDFIVNIPPPSNYIGPEKFFGIISEDQQYDNASDEEDGTVQDPLPIHLYEPINDYQPKDYYDSELSRENIRGTNFNYIPDGHKKDDAKPQELPNTLKKAIKYFILSCAARRVRGQINVHNSMLVHVTRFVDWQNHIALKVEEELLRFKNRIEFRDPDFLAQLKELWEHDFIPKTQEILTLPELSDSGITPIHWNELEKELLPAVTKIRVRAVHGSKLLGGLEQDNIQPLDYYENNKKGLSVIAVGGNKLSRGLTLEGLTISYYLRASKMYDTLMQMGRWFGYRPGYLDLCRLFTTGDLVSHYKHITAATEEMRAEFDRMWLLKRKPRNYGLKVRAHTGVLTITASNRFQYRKMMEFGFSGNLEETWQFDKTRKDLFEKNHSITQRLIEKLGPPNGVANESKHLKKQSFVWQGRNNFKEIIEYLIDYQSSQPSFHTGLLKDYIEKQAKNNKLVNWTIALITNNSANEDNQVYYGEQKVGLSFRKDDAEETSSYYELTKAHIIGNFHEYIDLNNDQLEKAFDETIKDKIENGKEAQTEHPSPLRIRKNREETNALLLIYPLTSKLREEEPPYSDVPIIGLAISFPYIEDEEKVLYAVNEVFQEQLYDYPEELDIDDIDPDEDDSEKNNSNWRNSLLSEKTFKNLIENSYQNVLKETDFQSGLVPYYPGNDELNEVLKSRTNVILPTDKALGITSIPFYAEKEIQQFYLNDSTSVVTKTDQEITENGPFIVGLKRSKYVTFCYHDQPATFSDSCWVIRPEPAKARYLSALFNSTLFGAWVRINGEQKKDIYFIKNEVLYRFPLVYPEEHQLWVYDNLYELLVSAGRNEQTLGTGTIRSYFAAMLDALIFCTYFLESMQQEKKVLYDSLESIIPKELPIKEKRAALAEELFKVLYDRDHPVRKTVYYLDTHEKVKKIKAVFIQ
- a CDS encoding ATP-binding protein produces the protein MSQHKYENIKKHEAVPPAGSMIESLRDLGYSPETAAADIIDNAIFARAKNIWIDFKWNGKLSKVSFRDDGKGMNEDELIQAMRPGSQSPSIKREVNDLGRFGLGLKTASFSQCRLFTVLSRKKNTPITYWRWDLDYTTDPNTAGWTILNMADEEDIELTNNMEEGSIVVWQNLDRIIETNKKEISEDEFYNVAEKVKRHIEMIFHRYLETGKIKIIFNEIQVNGWDPFLKGEAATQPFPEELLENGSVKVKAYVLPHRSKLEEDVWIENEERGGWDTLQGFYIYRNERLLLAADWLGITRKKSHYKLARIMIDLPNHLDQDWQIDIKKSRARPPLSSRQRLKAIAMATMTQAEQVFRHRGKQIQRSLSTDFSFVWNEVVKNERYFFRINQDHPVIAAQIAKFPEKKKEIQKLIRIIEETVPGPIIIAKENEYPDSMVRPFEKTPSEEIVSLMKELFIGWIKQGFNSDIAKRKLLTTEPFSDYPQLIETLTDE
- a CDS encoding HNH endonuclease, with the protein product MRNPPWNREELILALDLYFKIDYGLMHGTHPKIKALSNLLSLKNEGNGFSRSASSVSLKFANFKRIDPNFEGKGMIGGSQLEESIWQEFYQNKKELQIIASNLKSSIINQRKALFTNWLEKNGKPNGIPYQKGTISIYANQIDHIILKEFSINIEGLSLYELIDLNELKKIENSLYDGIDSKKRRDLRSAFQSYVRFVQYSNVNIEGTILGEEEDEEESYTEGKKKVYISKKAERNIKLREKAINIHGTTCKVCTFNFGKTYGSWGEGFIEVHHLIPLGGEDDKIRITDPKKNLIVLCANCHRMVHRKKGITLTVEELKQKLTTQS